In Flavivirga abyssicola, the following are encoded in one genomic region:
- a CDS encoding SusC/RagA family TonB-linked outer membrane protein, producing the protein MKIYIFLLCATVFGLAPMKTLSQEKVVISSEMTVTVDEVFSLIRKQTDFKFIYKKGLFKDTPKINLKKGKIKVTSLLNNSLKGNKNIDVIVTSNNTILIKERKKNNQQGQKITGKVTDQSGVSIAGVTVFVKGTNKGAVSDFDGKYTIVVPDSQNILVFSYLGFKKQEILVGSQTVIDVVMIEDISTLNEVVVNAGYYSVKEREKTGSISKIEAKDIDKQPTNNIIVSLQGLAPGVDISQSSGLNDGGVNIVIRGVNSINRLGNQSSPGTSPPLFIVDGVPFDGESLSNINVNFERFGNVSPLNSINPADIASIEILKDADATAIYGSRGANGVVLITTKQAKAGKTQFRVNSSVTFSRISLFKDLLNTEQYLEMRREIFSNSNLAPTDPNVPNGLRTFDIDGTWDQNRYTDWQKVLVGGTAIRQNSQLSVSGGSEQTKFLISGTYLNETTVFPSDKGYTRLALQSNINHQSKDKRFSINLTANFNVNDNDIPGNNFYIQSLRLAPNAPALYDDEGNLNWEPDENGLNTWNNPLAQLNEIYNSITTTTLINANISYKLTNNLKLSSRFGYTDLIFDEYRAEPFTKLRFPDLFPSSVQSEFYINNSRRKSWIVEPQINWDLVFGDLDLKFLVGGTLQKRTTDSFAELREGFPSDDLIFSRLAAATLTPLNQVEEEYKFNSVFGRINLNYQGKYILNFTGRRDGSSRFGPGKQFGNFGAIGMAWIFSKENLLVDSSVLSFGKLRASIGVTGSDNIGQLQFLDTYEATSFEYNVLGAISTTKLPNPNLQWESNDKVELALETGFFNDRIFLTTAWYRNRSGNQLVTEPLSEVTGFRNFRRNLDAVVENSGFEIDLTTRNIETKDFSWKTIFNYSRQRNELVSFPDIENTPFARNLVVGESLNVQRVYNYLGVNPDTGAYEFTDIDGDGRISRNDDREFLVDLTPDFFGGFGNNFRYKNWQLNFFFQFKKQLGRSVQTEDLRPLGGMENVSVEFLNRWQQPGDITDFQKLWLTNRGGIPVTDFRNGAFAFSSSNAAYTDASYIRLRTASLAYNLPKNILKGIDLNMYLQGQNLFIITDFDHADPETGLSAFPLLRQITLGFNLTF; encoded by the coding sequence ATGAAAATATATATTTTTCTACTTTGTGCTACAGTTTTTGGTTTGGCTCCAATGAAGACTTTATCTCAAGAAAAGGTTGTCATTAGTTCAGAAATGACGGTTACTGTAGACGAAGTTTTTTCCCTCATAAGAAAGCAAACGGATTTTAAGTTTATTTACAAAAAAGGACTATTTAAGGACACTCCAAAAATAAACCTGAAAAAGGGTAAAATAAAGGTGACTTCGCTTCTTAATAACAGCCTTAAAGGAAATAAGAATATCGATGTAATTGTTACAAGTAATAATACGATATTAATAAAAGAACGAAAAAAGAATAATCAACAAGGTCAAAAAATAACGGGTAAAGTAACTGATCAATCTGGTGTATCTATTGCAGGAGTAACAGTATTTGTTAAGGGAACAAATAAAGGTGCTGTTAGTGATTTTGATGGTAAGTACACTATTGTTGTTCCGGATTCCCAAAATATTTTAGTGTTTTCTTATTTGGGCTTTAAAAAACAAGAAATTCTTGTTGGAAGCCAAACGGTTATTGATGTTGTTATGATAGAAGACATTAGCACATTAAATGAAGTTGTTGTTAATGCTGGATACTACTCTGTAAAGGAAAGAGAAAAAACAGGGAGTATTTCGAAAATTGAAGCTAAAGACATTGACAAACAGCCCACTAACAACATTATTGTTTCTTTACAAGGACTGGCACCTGGAGTAGATATTTCTCAAAGCAGCGGCCTTAACGATGGAGGTGTAAATATTGTTATTAGAGGTGTAAATTCAATTAATAGATTAGGTAACCAATCTTCACCCGGAACCTCTCCTCCATTGTTTATAGTTGATGGTGTACCGTTTGACGGAGAATCCTTATCTAACATAAATGTTAACTTTGAAAGATTTGGAAATGTAAGTCCACTAAATTCCATAAATCCAGCAGATATTGCAAGTATAGAAATATTAAAGGATGCTGATGCAACTGCTATTTATGGTTCCAGAGGTGCCAATGGCGTTGTATTAATTACCACAAAACAAGCAAAAGCAGGCAAAACGCAATTTCGTGTCAATTCTAGTGTTACATTTAGTAGAATATCTTTATTTAAAGATTTATTAAATACTGAACAGTATTTAGAGATGCGAAGAGAAATCTTTTCTAATTCTAATTTAGCCCCTACAGACCCTAACGTTCCTAATGGTCTTAGAACTTTTGATATTGATGGTACATGGGACCAAAATAGGTATACCGATTGGCAAAAAGTATTAGTAGGAGGTACAGCAATAAGACAAAACTCTCAACTTAGTGTGTCAGGAGGTAGTGAGCAAACAAAGTTTTTAATCAGTGGAACTTACTTAAATGAAACCACGGTATTTCCTTCAGATAAAGGCTATACCCGATTAGCATTACAAAGTAATATTAACCACCAATCTAAAGACAAACGTTTTTCAATAAACCTCACTGCAAATTTTAATGTAAATGATAACGATATCCCTGGAAATAATTTTTACATCCAATCGTTACGATTAGCACCTAATGCCCCTGCGTTGTATGATGATGAAGGGAATTTAAACTGGGAACCCGATGAAAACGGTTTAAATACCTGGAATAACCCCTTAGCACAACTTAACGAAATATACAATAGCATTACCACCACCACATTAATTAATGCCAATATTTCATATAAACTTACGAATAACTTAAAGCTGTCATCACGTTTTGGATACACTGATCTTATATTTGATGAATACAGGGCTGAACCTTTTACCAAACTTAGATTCCCTGATTTATTTCCTAGCTCTGTACAGTCAGAATTTTATATAAATAATTCCAGACGAAAGTCCTGGATTGTTGAACCACAAATAAATTGGGACTTAGTATTTGGCGATTTAGACTTGAAATTTTTGGTTGGAGGCACCTTACAAAAAAGAACGACTGATAGTTTTGCTGAACTAAGAGAAGGGTTTCCTTCTGATGATTTAATATTTAGCAGATTAGCGGCTGCAACATTAACACCCTTAAATCAAGTAGAAGAAGAATATAAATTTAATTCTGTTTTTGGACGTATTAATCTTAATTATCAAGGAAAATATATTTTAAACTTTACAGGACGTAGAGATGGTTCCAGTCGCTTTGGTCCAGGAAAACAGTTTGGTAATTTTGGGGCCATTGGAATGGCATGGATATTCTCCAAAGAAAATCTATTGGTGGATAGTAGTGTACTTAGCTTTGGTAAATTAAGGGCTAGTATAGGTGTTACAGGTAGCGACAATATTGGGCAATTACAATTTTTAGACACTTACGAAGCTACAAGCTTTGAATATAATGTATTAGGAGCCATATCGACAACTAAACTTCCTAACCCAAACCTACAATGGGAATCTAATGATAAAGTAGAGTTAGCCTTAGAAACAGGTTTTTTTAACGATAGAATATTTTTAACAACTGCATGGTACAGAAATCGCTCTGGAAATCAGTTAGTCACTGAACCTTTATCTGAAGTTACAGGATTTAGAAACTTTAGGAGAAATTTAGATGCGGTTGTTGAAAATTCAGGTTTCGAAATAGATCTAACAACCAGAAATATTGAAACTAAAGATTTCTCATGGAAAACCATATTTAACTATTCTCGACAACGAAATGAATTGGTTAGTTTTCCAGATATTGAAAACACACCATTTGCTCGTAATTTAGTTGTAGGGGAATCATTAAATGTACAACGAGTATATAATTATCTAGGTGTTAACCCAGATACTGGAGCATATGAATTTACTGATATTGATGGTGATGGTAGAATTAGTAGAAATGATGACAGAGAATTCTTGGTTGATTTAACGCCAGACTTTTTTGGAGGTTTTGGAAACAATTTTAGATACAAAAATTGGCAGCTAAACTTTTTCTTTCAATTTAAAAAACAACTAGGGCGTTCTGTTCAAACTGAAGATCTTAGGCCTTTAGGTGGCATGGAAAATGTTTCTGTGGAATTTTTAAACCGTTGGCAGCAACCAGGAGATATCACAGATTTTCAAAAGTTATGGTTAACAAATCGTGGTGGTATACCAGTAACCGATTTTAGAAATGGAGCTTTTGCATTTAGTTCTAGTAATGCCGCATATACAGATGCTTCTTACATACGTTTAAGAACAGCATCCTTGGCCTATAATTTGCCCAAGAATATATTAAAAGGTATTGATCTTAATATGTATTTACAGGGGCAAAACTTATTTATAATAACTGATTTTGACCATGCCGATCCAGAAACTGGGCTAAGCGCATTTCCTTTATTAAGACAAATAACTTTAGGATTTAACCTTACATTTTAA
- a CDS encoding FecR family protein, translating into MSQNNKNNRSEANKAEAIYNQIRHLSPDVVVDIEHEKRKFFLRIDKKRFKPFYRYIAAAVIIGLLVGGYLFKTTIFNTPETQVKPVIVNNTIEIGTDKAVLTLANGSDVVLEEGKAFQTQYASSEGKDIAYKESSVTEIAYNYLTIPRGGKYNVTLADGTIVWLNSDSKLKYPVAFLEGQPREVELLYGEAYFDVSSSIENKGASFKVLTQSQEVEVLGTEFNIKAYKEDPHILTTLVEGEVTVDNHATKKILLPNQQSNLNLSSNTLFVQDVDPYNSIAWKDGVFSFDNESLNDIIITLSRWYDVDIVLENKNLGSHEYVGVFSRDQSIEDILSTLHNVGVINTFSINYKTVTLK; encoded by the coding sequence ATGTCTCAAAATAATAAGAACAATAGAAGTGAAGCCAATAAGGCTGAAGCTATATATAACCAGATAAGGCATTTATCGCCAGATGTAGTTGTAGATATAGAACATGAAAAGCGGAAATTCTTCTTAAGGATAGATAAGAAAAGATTTAAACCGTTTTATAGATACATAGCTGCTGCGGTTATAATAGGTTTATTAGTTGGAGGCTACCTTTTTAAAACAACTATTTTTAATACCCCAGAAACACAGGTTAAGCCAGTTATAGTAAATAATACTATTGAAATTGGTACAGATAAAGCAGTACTAACTTTAGCTAATGGCTCTGATGTGGTTTTAGAAGAAGGAAAAGCATTTCAAACACAGTATGCTTCTAGTGAAGGGAAAGATATTGCCTATAAAGAATCTTCGGTTACAGAAATTGCCTATAATTATTTAACAATCCCAAGAGGTGGAAAATACAACGTTACATTGGCTGATGGCACTATCGTTTGGTTAAATTCTGATTCAAAGCTTAAATATCCTGTAGCATTCTTAGAAGGACAACCAAGAGAAGTAGAATTGCTTTATGGTGAAGCCTATTTTGATGTCTCTTCTAGTATTGAAAACAAAGGTGCATCATTTAAGGTATTAACCCAATCCCAGGAGGTGGAAGTATTAGGTACAGAATTTAATATTAAAGCCTACAAGGAAGACCCTCATATTCTTACTACGCTGGTAGAAGGAGAGGTAACTGTTGACAACCATGCCACAAAAAAGATATTACTGCCAAATCAACAATCTAATCTTAACCTGAGTTCTAATACCCTTTTTGTTCAAGATGTTGACCCTTACAACAGCATAGCATGGAAAGATGGTGTGTTCAGTTTTGATAACGAATCATTAAATGATATTATAATAACCTTGTCTCGATGGTATGACGTAGATATTGTCCTTGAAAACAAAAACCTTGGAAGCCATGAGTATGTTGGTGTGTTTTCAAGAGATCAGAGTATTGAGGATATATTATCTACACTTCATAACGTAGGTGTTATTAATACATTTAGTATAAACTATAAAACAGTCACCTTAAAATAA
- a CDS encoding T9SS type A sorting domain-containing protein has translation MKKITLVLFLMSSSLALAQITFDWEANNTSDVNGNITHANGDFNVTASKNLTNDFIVQFGGNTGGTSGNVLFSNDGIDVATFTFNDALNVDTFRVVNVSGSSSNFELTFSPSDGAGNMDVVITYAQNESKVVNLNWSRVTSFTVTAVEVGGGSSRPVLLFDDLNVTLPPTTTTFDWEENAGYPSGDIYSIEHSKNGITVTAKNIGDANFVVVEDFSSFNVGLTGNVFYTTDGVSLQGCTFTFSQPVNIVSMLTRNAIIAPIGTFRLTYSTTDGVGNNDVTLNYPENTTQPVNFNWTGVTSFLVTFVNVNAPNQRPKIAFDDLIVTTGTLSTEKNTLTDTKLYPNPVNDILNISSVTTIDHVSVYNMLGKEVVRTKYSSVDVSGLSSGVYIVKINSDNKVLTKRIIKQ, from the coding sequence ATGAAAAAAATTACCCTAGTATTATTTTTAATGAGTTCCAGTTTGGCGTTAGCCCAAATAACTTTTGACTGGGAAGCCAATAACACTTCTGATGTTAATGGTAATATTACACATGCAAATGGTGATTTTAATGTTACCGCTTCTAAAAATTTGACTAATGATTTTATAGTTCAATTTGGAGGAAACACAGGAGGTACATCAGGCAACGTTCTCTTTTCTAATGATGGCATTGATGTAGCCACATTTACGTTTAATGATGCTCTTAATGTTGATACCTTTAGAGTTGTTAACGTTTCTGGTTCTTCAAGTAATTTTGAATTAACCTTTAGCCCCTCTGATGGTGCAGGTAATATGGATGTAGTCATTACATATGCTCAAAATGAAAGCAAAGTTGTTAACCTAAATTGGTCTAGGGTAACGTCATTTACCGTTACAGCTGTTGAAGTTGGTGGCGGTAGCAGTCGTCCAGTACTCTTATTTGATGACTTAAACGTGACGCTTCCTCCTACAACTACCACTTTTGATTGGGAAGAAAATGCTGGTTATCCCTCAGGAGATATTTATTCAATAGAACATTCTAAAAATGGGATTACTGTAACAGCTAAGAATATTGGTGATGCAAATTTTGTTGTAGTGGAAGATTTCAGTTCGTTTAATGTTGGATTAACGGGTAATGTTTTTTATACAACTGACGGGGTATCACTGCAAGGATGTACATTTACATTTAGTCAACCTGTTAATATTGTTAGTATGCTAACGAGAAATGCTATTATTGCGCCCATAGGTACTTTTCGACTTACCTACAGCACAACCGACGGTGTTGGGAATAATGATGTTACACTTAATTATCCTGAAAATACTACACAGCCTGTTAATTTCAATTGGACAGGTGTTACTTCTTTTTTAGTAACTTTTGTTAACGTTAATGCTCCCAACCAAAGACCAAAAATAGCTTTTGATGACTTGATAGTTACTACAGGCACATTGTCTACAGAAAAAAACACTTTAACAGACACAAAGCTTTACCCTAACCCGGTAAATGATATCTTAAACATTTCTAGTGTTACAACTATAGATCATGTAAGTGTTTATAATATGTTGGGTAAAGAGGTGGTGCGTACAAAATATTCTAGCGTTGATGTAAGCGGTTTATCAAGTGGTGTTTATATTGTAAAAATTAATTCAGATAACAAAGTACTTACTAAGCGTATTATTAAGCAATAA
- a CDS encoding RNA polymerase sigma factor has product MTLKKLDPFWQLIKNRDRRVFGEFYELYYPLLLARSLKFVSDQETCKEIVQDTFTIFWKKAHTITPEKHFMEAYLWQILRSLISKFYRGKKEKKVYIEEFDRAHALITKQEELTLKGNELETKINSAIEALPEKTKQIFVMSRLSGMTYIEISKELDISVKTVEYHMSNALKILRENLKSYLYLFLAFFKRFWN; this is encoded by the coding sequence ATGACTCTCAAAAAACTCGACCCGTTTTGGCAACTTATAAAGAATAGAGACAGAAGGGTATTTGGAGAATTCTACGAGCTATACTACCCTTTGTTATTGGCACGTTCACTAAAATTTGTCAGCGATCAGGAAACCTGCAAAGAAATTGTACAGGATACATTTACCATATTTTGGAAGAAAGCACATACCATTACCCCCGAAAAGCATTTTATGGAAGCCTACTTATGGCAAATCTTAAGAAGTCTAATTTCTAAATTTTATAGAGGAAAAAAGGAAAAGAAGGTTTATATAGAGGAGTTTGACAGAGCCCATGCTCTAATTACCAAACAGGAAGAATTAACGTTGAAAGGTAATGAGCTTGAAACCAAAATTAATAGTGCCATTGAAGCATTACCCGAAAAAACAAAACAAATTTTTGTGATGTCCAGACTAAGTGGCATGACTTATATCGAAATTTCAAAAGAATTAGATATATCTGTAAAAACAGTAGAATATCATATGTCTAATGCCTTAAAAATATTAAGAGAAAACTTGAAATCGTATTTATATCTATTTTTGGCCTTCTTTAAACGGTTTTGGAATTAA
- a CDS encoding T9SS type A sorting domain-containing protein yields the protein MIKKLLVLGIFSLALSLSAQIQGTGTLVMDINAGDANSLPANLFTFGGHVYFQANDAGTTNPNAPTAIGIELWRTNGTTTELVKDINTEQNFSSRVTNFFELNGNLYFSALEHSDASTSTRDLYTSDGTEVGTVEIDLISGNTQDEPSQAFVDGSIAYLYAKDASDASRLIEFNGTTANEVANADTDTSAKFTPNVTNGIGKIGSKLIISGTYTTATDPNGVVSELYAYDTATDLFTLIKDIDNDPTAASSPKNLTTLGSKVYFSPGNGTTAKGRLWETGGTEALTGQIVYSNFLTTDIAKITSLYAWNGKLFFEGDDEGTTPGITSGAQLFVYDPSDGSLTDLSQQGADHDPKDFVPGPDGYLYYAGETPGSSSHSLYRTDGTSIEYLFSDGTANGVTINAVDDLAVLGTVIYFEGEDLTDDPDVGRELFAFDTATLSTSTIGFSGKIAIHPNPTIDVINVSHDLNTKLNYEIFDVMGRDVMKGELRNKTINHNLNPGIYVLRLSNQTDRFTQKIVVE from the coding sequence ATGATTAAAAAATTACTCGTTTTAGGGATTTTTTCTCTAGCACTCTCACTCAGTGCACAAATTCAAGGTACTGGAACTTTGGTAATGGATATTAATGCAGGAGATGCAAATTCATTACCTGCAAATTTATTTACTTTTGGGGGGCATGTGTATTTCCAGGCAAATGATGCAGGTACAACTAATCCGAATGCTCCTACTGCAATAGGAATAGAATTATGGAGAACTAACGGTACAACTACTGAGTTGGTAAAAGATATTAACACTGAACAGAATTTTAGTTCACGTGTTACTAATTTTTTCGAATTGAATGGAAATCTTTACTTCTCAGCTCTTGAGCATTCTGATGCTTCAACATCTACTAGAGATTTGTACACTAGCGATGGAACTGAAGTTGGAACTGTTGAAATTGATTTAATCTCTGGTAACACGCAAGATGAGCCATCTCAAGCTTTTGTAGATGGTTCTATAGCATATCTATACGCTAAAGATGCTTCTGATGCTAGTAGATTGATAGAGTTTAATGGTACTACAGCAAACGAAGTTGCTAATGCAGACACTGATACAAGTGCTAAATTTACACCTAATGTAACTAATGGTATTGGTAAGATAGGAAGTAAACTTATAATATCGGGCACATATACCACAGCTACTGACCCAAATGGTGTTGTTAGTGAGCTTTATGCATACGACACTGCTACAGATTTGTTTACTTTAATAAAAGATATAGATAATGATCCAACTGCAGCATCTAGTCCTAAAAATTTAACGACATTAGGATCTAAAGTTTATTTTTCTCCTGGTAATGGTACTACTGCCAAAGGTAGATTATGGGAAACCGGTGGTACTGAGGCACTTACAGGGCAAATAGTTTATTCTAACTTTCTAACTACTGATATTGCTAAGATTACCTCCTTGTATGCATGGAATGGTAAATTATTCTTTGAAGGAGACGATGAAGGAACTACCCCAGGCATTACAAGTGGTGCCCAATTATTTGTTTACGATCCTTCAGATGGCTCACTTACAGACTTAAGTCAGCAAGGAGCAGATCATGATCCTAAAGACTTTGTGCCTGGACCTGATGGTTATTTGTATTATGCTGGGGAAACTCCTGGTAGCTCTTCGCACAGTTTGTATAGAACAGATGGTACATCTATTGAATATTTATTTTCTGATGGTACTGCAAATGGGGTAACCATAAATGCAGTGGATGATCTAGCTGTACTTGGTACTGTAATATATTTTGAAGGGGAAGATCTTACTGATGATCCAGATGTTGGAAGAGAATTATTTGCTTTTGACACAGCTACTTTAAGTACATCTACAATAGGATTTAGTGGTAAAATAGCTATACATCCTAACCCAACTATTGATGTTATTAATGTATCACACGATTTAAACACCAAACTTAACTATGAGATTTTTGATGTTATGGGGCGTGATGTTATGAAAGGTGAATTAAGGAATAAAACCATTAATCATAACCTGAATCCTGGTATCTATGTGTTAAGACTATCTAACCAGACAGATAGATTTACACAAAAAATTGTGGTAGAGTAA
- a CDS encoding phosphatase PAP2 family protein has translation MSYIRIITLVISVFTFSTLNSQIILLDKKHLKKEKSLLQKSILPASIIISGAALSKSLFEKSLQKDIRKFAGNNFNSSIEDYTRYVPIIELYAADILNIKAKNHWFDQTKNLTMSILITDFITYKLKKGIKKERPGSTITHPSYESFPSGHTSFAFANASVLYQEFKDSNKILAYSGYAFAVTTGSFRMLNNAHYLSDVLVGAGIAILVTELIYHFEPIKWNPFKKNENITFIPKIGRDDFGKENYGLYFNVRF, from the coding sequence ATGAGTTATATAAGAATAATTACTTTAGTTATAAGTGTATTTACTTTTTCTACTTTAAACAGTCAAATAATTTTATTAGATAAAAAACACTTAAAAAAAGAAAAAAGCTTATTGCAAAAAAGTATTTTACCTGCAAGCATTATAATAAGTGGAGCAGCATTAAGTAAGAGTCTTTTTGAAAAAAGCTTGCAAAAGGACATTAGAAAATTTGCAGGTAATAATTTTAATTCCTCAATAGAAGATTATACGCGTTACGTACCTATTATTGAGTTGTATGCAGCAGATATTCTTAATATAAAGGCTAAGAATCATTGGTTTGATCAAACCAAAAATTTAACCATGTCTATCTTAATAACAGATTTTATTACCTATAAATTAAAAAAAGGCATAAAAAAGGAACGACCTGGCAGTACCATAACACACCCTTCATACGAATCTTTTCCTTCCGGACACACATCTTTTGCTTTTGCAAATGCTTCAGTACTATATCAGGAATTTAAAGATTCTAATAAAATCTTGGCATATAGTGGCTATGCCTTTGCTGTAACAACAGGCTCTTTTAGAATGCTTAATAATGCACATTATCTTTCTGATGTGTTGGTAGGTGCTGGAATTGCAATTTTGGTCACAGAACTTATATATCATTTTGAGCCTATTAAGTGGAACCCTTTTAAAAAGAATGAAAATATTACTTTTATACCAAAAATAGGAAGAGACGATTTTGGTAAAGAAAACTATGGTTTATATTTTAATGTTCGTTTTTAA
- a CDS encoding PepSY-like domain-containing protein, whose amino-acid sequence MKNYIPFIILSLLFCCQKQQDIPELVKKAFETKFSEAKHLKWTYENGIWEVSFYKNSQKYSSTFDEQGRWLETEHDINKNNLPLIILENLQTSYEKYEVDDVAFVESNEREFYEIELEFEGKDIEVLYNKEGHVVKEYINEIED is encoded by the coding sequence GTGAAAAATTATATCCCTTTTATTATTCTTAGTTTACTATTTTGTTGCCAAAAACAGCAAGATATACCAGAGCTAGTAAAAAAAGCTTTTGAAACAAAGTTTTCTGAAGCAAAGCATCTAAAATGGACATACGAAAATGGCATATGGGAAGTCAGTTTCTATAAAAATAGCCAAAAATATTCATCAACCTTTGACGAACAGGGACGTTGGCTAGAAACTGAACATGACATTAACAAGAATAATCTACCTTTAATTATTCTGGAAAATTTGCAAACTAGCTATGAAAAATATGAGGTTGATGACGTAGCGTTTGTCGAATCAAATGAACGTGAATTTTACGAAATCGAGTTAGAATTTGAAGGCAAAGACATTGAAGTTCTCTATAACAAAGAAGGCCATGTTGTTAAAGAATATATAAATGAGATTGAAGATTAG